A window of the Corallococcus soli genome harbors these coding sequences:
- a CDS encoding TonB C-terminal domain-containing protein: MSLALHVVVLLLLWKAGPAPTSRTARARAEALEVELFFPPPPPGPPPGSQPPAPPPPPSGPRPRPPAASASREPLPARPPEPAPPPPVATREPPASLEPPPRTPEPDAVAREPDPGSDRPGLDEPRAPGTLPPNLLPPPGSSGGVIITTPENSRGGGRTLRPGDPSLSPQALAAEEQARVSERVQGFVDDRRARDRVETGRIHPYFSKLRAKLERQMDEPPLFDMPSLPRQLLYSWADKARQFGATGSPGAVPPSRAAPKPGELLAQRARNNPEFDRLRTLSQAGDELQSFAQGVSTLKLVVTLELLQGPDGTLREVKLVSRSGNPAYDDYVLQSVPAALAKTPPPPDDAMGVHPDGIRTLWAVEGRVVYVRKLRDMKGTDTAYLAAAAAVGVLAGGFEETTGEVYVIDVRNPHFECRSRLLRVY; encoded by the coding sequence TTGTCCCTGGCACTGCACGTCGTCGTGCTGCTGCTGCTGTGGAAGGCGGGCCCCGCGCCAACGTCGCGGACCGCGCGGGCACGCGCGGAGGCCCTGGAGGTGGAGCTCTTCTTTCCGCCACCGCCGCCTGGCCCGCCGCCAGGGTCCCAGCCGCCCGCCCCTCCGCCGCCGCCCTCGGGACCGCGCCCCCGGCCTCCCGCTGCCTCGGCGAGCCGGGAACCTTTGCCCGCGCGGCCTCCGGAGCCCGCACCGCCTCCGCCGGTCGCGACGCGCGAGCCCCCCGCGTCTCTTGAGCCGCCTCCACGCACGCCCGAACCCGACGCCGTGGCGCGGGAGCCAGACCCCGGCTCGGATCGCCCAGGGCTGGACGAGCCCCGCGCTCCGGGCACCCTGCCCCCGAACCTGCTGCCGCCTCCGGGTTCGAGCGGTGGGGTGATCATCACCACGCCGGAGAACTCACGGGGTGGAGGCCGCACGCTGCGGCCCGGCGATCCGAGCCTGTCGCCCCAGGCCCTCGCCGCCGAGGAACAGGCGCGGGTGTCGGAGCGGGTGCAGGGCTTCGTCGATGACCGCCGCGCGCGCGACCGCGTGGAGACCGGCCGCATCCACCCGTACTTCAGCAAGCTGCGCGCGAAGCTGGAGCGGCAGATGGACGAACCGCCGCTCTTCGACATGCCCAGCCTGCCCCGGCAGTTGCTGTACTCCTGGGCCGACAAGGCCCGTCAGTTCGGCGCCACGGGCTCCCCCGGCGCCGTGCCCCCATCCCGTGCGGCCCCCAAGCCGGGCGAGCTGCTCGCGCAGCGCGCTCGGAACAACCCCGAGTTCGACCGCCTGCGCACCCTCTCCCAGGCCGGCGACGAGCTCCAGTCCTTCGCCCAGGGCGTCAGCACCCTGAAGCTGGTCGTCACGCTGGAGCTGCTCCAGGGCCCCGACGGCACGCTGCGCGAGGTGAAGCTCGTGAGCCGCAGCGGCAACCCCGCCTACGACGACTACGTGCTCCAGTCCGTGCCCGCCGCGCTCGCCAAGACGCCCCCGCCCCCCGACGACGCCATGGGCGTGCACCCGGACGGCATCCGCACCCTGTGGGCCGTGGAGGGCCGCGTCGTCTACGTGCGCAAGCTGCGCGACATGAAGGGCACGGACACCGCGTACCTCGCCGCCGCGGCCGCCGTGGGCGTGCTCGCCGGCGGGTTCGAGGAGACCACCGGCGAGGTCTACGTCATCGACGTGCGCAACCCGCACTTCGAATGTCGCTCCCGCCTGCTGCGCGTCTATTGA
- a CDS encoding tetratricopeptide repeat protein, whose product MDLLLGTLSPARASVVDEHLDTCPSCRRMVSEALKVQPPVSPEVAPEADLLGSQMATVAVEPWRGRKPRMRLPTPPLARGTAVGRYLILEMLGVGGMSVVYAAYDPELDRRVALKLLQVEALGLGAEAGRNQVLREAQAMARVSHPHVVSVFDVGTFGRQVFLAMELVDAHTLRKWEQDGPHPWRQVVDIFVAAGRGLAAAHAVGVVHGDVKPENILVGQDKRVRVTDFGLSRIMSGVVAPPVTPGGFARPRAMEGGTPAYMAPEQFPPEERTDALSDQFGFCAALYEGLYGERPFAGSTVEELSQAVHAGRVKNVPRHSGVPQWLRRVLLKGLSVRPEDRHASMEVLIAELESNPTARRTRRLRLGGGALLLLSAVAVTGALHGRKATGCEGASRALEGVWDAERQHAVDVAFIGTERRFAHDALRHVRRGLDAYTAAWVTTRTAACEATRVRGEQSEAVMALRMRCLDARLADVAALTQLFTQADADLVERAPRAVEGLAPLAGCSDVEALTSRGHSSPDDAAARERTVALLQALVDARALRAAGRYSQGVARVEPVAQAARAAGDWAGAADALLLLAELKDGAGDYRGAEQTVRQAAWAAEAGRNDEAAARAWTLAVRVTGERLDRYVQGQQAGERASAAVERLGGSGELSGALAANLGRLLSRQGRYPEAHEQLTRALSFLEKRFGPEALEVADVRVELGTVRRSQGRAEEALALYERAIGTVRGALGPEHPDVARIRLEQASARWQQGDFVQSERLARGALALLERSLGQDHPQVADALNSLALALQYQGSREEALPLYERALRIAERAEGRDSSTVAIIVNNIGTLLVHMGRLEEATQRFSTALTQVERSLGPDHPTLALVLRGMGQTLSYRNQPEAALPYFLRAATLQTSLPDDVNGGWTGALVDVGRTYMVLGRPREALVPLEKAVAGWERARPRPAERPAARYMLARALWEAKEDPPRALRLAAEARQEAAALPDEESSVPELRQAMDRWIARLPASAQRTLKAAMATPRDADPSAKVVDR is encoded by the coding sequence ATGGACCTCCTGCTCGGGACGTTGTCGCCCGCGCGGGCCTCCGTCGTGGATGAGCACCTGGACACCTGTCCCTCCTGCCGGCGCATGGTGTCCGAGGCGCTGAAGGTGCAGCCTCCCGTCTCGCCCGAGGTAGCGCCGGAGGCGGACTTGCTCGGCAGCCAGATGGCGACGGTGGCCGTGGAGCCCTGGCGGGGGAGGAAGCCCCGCATGCGCCTGCCCACGCCTCCGCTCGCGCGGGGCACGGCGGTGGGGCGCTACCTCATCCTGGAGATGCTCGGCGTGGGCGGGATGAGCGTCGTGTACGCGGCGTATGATCCGGAGCTGGACCGGCGCGTCGCGCTCAAGCTGTTGCAGGTGGAGGCGCTGGGGCTGGGCGCGGAGGCCGGCCGCAACCAGGTGCTGCGTGAGGCGCAGGCCATGGCCCGCGTGTCCCATCCGCACGTCGTCTCCGTCTTCGACGTGGGGACGTTCGGCCGGCAGGTCTTCCTGGCCATGGAGCTGGTGGACGCGCACACGCTGCGCAAGTGGGAGCAGGACGGCCCGCACCCGTGGCGCCAGGTGGTGGACATCTTCGTCGCGGCGGGGCGGGGGCTCGCCGCGGCGCACGCGGTGGGTGTGGTGCACGGGGACGTGAAGCCGGAGAACATCCTCGTCGGCCAGGACAAGCGCGTGCGCGTCACCGACTTCGGCCTGTCGCGCATCATGTCCGGCGTGGTGGCCCCGCCGGTGACGCCCGGAGGCTTCGCGCGGCCCCGCGCCATGGAGGGCGGCACGCCCGCGTACATGGCCCCGGAGCAGTTCCCGCCGGAGGAGCGCACCGACGCGCTCAGCGACCAGTTCGGCTTCTGCGCCGCGCTCTACGAGGGCCTCTATGGGGAGCGCCCCTTCGCGGGCTCCACGGTGGAGGAGCTGTCCCAGGCGGTGCACGCGGGGCGGGTGAAGAACGTGCCCCGGCATTCGGGCGTGCCGCAGTGGCTGCGCCGGGTGCTGCTCAAGGGCCTGTCGGTGCGGCCCGAGGACCGGCACGCGTCCATGGAGGTCCTCATCGCGGAGCTGGAGTCCAACCCCACCGCGCGCCGGACGCGGCGGCTGCGCCTGGGCGGTGGGGCGCTGCTGCTGCTGTCGGCGGTGGCCGTCACGGGGGCGCTCCACGGCCGCAAGGCCACCGGCTGCGAGGGGGCCTCGCGCGCGCTGGAGGGGGTCTGGGACGCCGAGCGCCAGCACGCGGTGGACGTGGCCTTCATCGGCACGGAGCGCCGCTTCGCGCACGATGCCCTGCGCCACGTGCGGCGCGGGCTGGACGCATACACCGCCGCCTGGGTGACGACGCGCACGGCGGCGTGTGAGGCCACGCGCGTGCGGGGCGAGCAGAGCGAGGCGGTGATGGCGCTGCGCATGCGCTGCCTGGACGCGCGGCTCGCGGACGTGGCCGCGCTCACGCAGTTGTTCACCCAGGCGGACGCGGACCTGGTGGAGCGCGCGCCCCGGGCGGTGGAGGGGCTGGCGCCGCTGGCGGGCTGTTCGGACGTGGAGGCGCTGACGTCCCGGGGCCACTCCAGCCCGGATGACGCCGCCGCGCGCGAGCGCACCGTCGCGCTGCTCCAGGCGCTGGTGGACGCCAGGGCCCTGCGCGCCGCCGGACGCTATTCGCAGGGCGTGGCCAGGGTGGAGCCGGTGGCCCAGGCCGCGCGCGCCGCCGGGGACTGGGCCGGCGCCGCGGACGCGCTGCTGTTGCTCGCGGAGCTGAAGGACGGGGCCGGGGACTACCGGGGCGCGGAGCAGACGGTGCGCCAGGCCGCGTGGGCCGCGGAGGCAGGCCGCAACGACGAAGCCGCCGCCCGGGCGTGGACCCTGGCCGTGCGCGTGACGGGGGAGCGGCTGGACAGGTACGTGCAGGGGCAGCAGGCCGGAGAGCGCGCGAGCGCGGCCGTGGAGCGGCTGGGCGGCAGCGGAGAGCTGAGCGGCGCGTTGGCGGCGAACCTGGGCCGCCTGTTGTCGCGTCAGGGTCGCTACCCGGAGGCCCACGAGCAGCTCACGCGCGCGCTGTCCTTCCTGGAGAAGCGCTTCGGCCCGGAGGCGCTGGAGGTCGCGGACGTGCGCGTGGAGCTGGGCACCGTGCGCCGCTCGCAGGGAAGGGCGGAGGAGGCCCTGGCGCTGTACGAGCGCGCCATCGGCACCGTGCGCGGCGCGCTGGGGCCCGAACATCCGGACGTGGCGCGCATCCGCCTGGAGCAGGCGAGCGCGCGCTGGCAGCAGGGTGACTTCGTGCAGTCGGAGCGGCTGGCCCGGGGCGCGCTGGCGCTCCTGGAGCGCTCGCTGGGGCAGGACCACCCCCAGGTGGCGGACGCGCTCAACAGCCTGGCGCTGGCGCTGCAGTACCAGGGCAGTCGCGAAGAGGCGCTGCCCCTGTACGAACGCGCGCTGCGCATCGCCGAGCGCGCCGAGGGCCGCGACAGCTCCACGGTGGCCATCATCGTCAACAACATCGGCACGCTGCTGGTGCACATGGGCCGACTGGAGGAGGCCACGCAGCGCTTCTCCACGGCGCTCACGCAGGTGGAGCGCAGCCTGGGCCCGGACCACCCCACGCTAGCGCTGGTGCTCCGGGGCATGGGCCAGACGCTCAGCTACCGCAACCAGCCGGAGGCGGCGCTGCCGTACTTCCTGCGCGCGGCCACGCTCCAGACGTCGCTGCCGGATGACGTGAACGGGGGCTGGACGGGGGCGCTGGTGGACGTAGGGCGCACCTACATGGTGCTGGGCCGTCCGCGGGAGGCGCTGGTCCCGCTGGAGAAGGCCGTCGCGGGGTGGGAGCGCGCCCGGCCCCGGCCCGCCGAGCGCCCCGCCGCGCGGTACATGCTGGCCCGCGCGCTGTGGGAGGCGAAGGAGGACCCGCCCCGCGCCCTGCGGCTCGCGGCCGAGGCCCGCCAGGAGGCCGCCGCGCTACCCGACGAGGAGTCCTCCGTCCCGGAGCTGCGCCAGGCGATGGACCGGTGGATTGCCCGGCTGCCAGCCTCCGCGCAGCGGACCCTCAAGGCGGCCATGGCCACGCCCAGGGACGCGGACCCCTCCGCGAAGGTGGTCGACCGCTGA